Proteins found in one Coriobacteriia bacterium genomic segment:
- a CDS encoding DUF2085 domain-containing protein, producing the protein MLDAFFHAIGYGLCHQLPERSFFSGGYQLPVCARDTGIYLGFALGLVALSILARKSRPSELPRWPVLVLIGLFVAAMGFDGVTSYAGLRATTNDLRLATGLVTGWGLSALTFPMFNTEIWMRPGFGRTPDGRVQVLQWLAMLVATFVVVRWALPLLGVVYPLLLVVAVIVTLDAVNMVFVGLMPRFERRAERWRDLWLAMLLATGFTVVELAAAAWLRSIAERLL; encoded by the coding sequence GTGCTCGACGCTTTCTTTCACGCCATCGGATATGGACTGTGCCATCAGCTGCCCGAGCGCTCGTTCTTCAGCGGCGGCTACCAGTTGCCGGTCTGCGCGCGCGACACCGGCATCTACCTCGGATTCGCTCTTGGCCTTGTCGCGCTGTCGATCCTCGCGCGCAAGTCGCGTCCATCGGAGCTTCCCCGGTGGCCGGTGCTCGTGCTGATCGGGCTCTTCGTCGCGGCGATGGGCTTCGACGGCGTCACATCGTATGCGGGGTTGCGCGCGACGACCAACGATCTCCGGCTCGCCACCGGTCTCGTTACCGGCTGGGGGCTTTCCGCGCTGACGTTCCCGATGTTCAACACGGAGATCTGGATGCGGCCCGGATTCGGCCGCACGCCGGATGGACGGGTGCAGGTCCTGCAGTGGCTCGCGATGCTCGTCGCGACATTCGTCGTGGTGCGCTGGGCTCTTCCGCTCCTGGGCGTGGTCTACCCGCTGCTGCTCGTCGTGGCAGTGATCGTGACCCTGGACGCGGTCAACATGGTCTTCGTGGGACTGATGCCGCGCTTTGAGCGTCGTGCGGAGCGGTGGCGTGACCTCTGGCTCGCGATGCTCTTGGCGACGGGGTTCACAGTGGTGGAGCTCGCCGCGGCAGCCTGGCTGCGCTCGATCGCAGAGCGCCTGCTCTAG